Genomic window (Spirosoma sp. KCTC 42546):
CCGGTATCTCTAGGCCATACCGATGCCGCAGAGCGGGTTAAACGTGCCAGTAGCAGCGTATTCTTTCCGGGATAGGATGCATCTGGAATTTGTTTTACCTGAAGTATATTGGTGGTTGTTTTCTAGGCCGAAAAAAGGTTTTTTTGTTGACCTGCTTACAAGAAGGTAACTTTCATAAGTGCTACCCTATTAACTCAGACATACTGAACTGTACGTTGCTTAAAACCTTACTACTGGTTTCTATTAACCTCTTTGCTGTCGTCTATGTAATAGGTCAGCCGTTTATCTGTCGGCAGTTTTCGGCGAATGATGGGCTTCCTTCCTCGTATTGTTTTACCGCACTTCAGGATCACGATGGCTACTTGTGGGTAGGTACATATGGGGGCGTGGGGCGCTTTGATGGGACGACGTTCAAAAATTTCACCGTTAACAATGGGTTAGTCAATAACCAGGCTATAAGTCTTTATCAGGCTAAAGATCAAACTATCTGGATTGGCACTTTCAACGGCATTAACAGCTGGAAACAGGGGCGTTTTCGAACCATAACGACTGTTGGAAACATACCAATTGAACGCGTCTACACGATTACACAAACCAGGGATGGACGTATCTGGGCTACCAGTGATCAGGGCTTACTGGTGTTCGACAACCCCGACGCAGTTCCCAGGCTCTACCAACTCGATGTGCATAACCAACCCGTTAGGCACCTTTGGGGTGTCTGCCAGACGCCTTCGGGGCAGTTGCTGGTTAGTAATACAGACCATCTTTTTCTGTTCGATAAAAACCGGTTTGTCGAAATAAACTACCCCAGCGGCCAACCGGTTGAAGCTCGATGCCTTGTACGAGTAGGCGAGCAGATGTTGATCGGGACTTATGAGCAAGGTGTACTTGACTACAAATCGGGAACGGTTCACCCGATCTATTCGGAGATACTGCCCGCTAACCTACGCGTCTTTAACATATTGACGGATAAGCGACATCGGTTGTGGCTAGCTACCAACCAGGGTGCTATTTGTATTGATAAAGGTAACGTCACGATCCTAAACACGAAAAATTACCTGCCCAGTGATAAATGCCTGGGTATCTGTACCGATGCTGAGGGTACGATCTGGCTTACATCGCCCGAAGGATTAATTCAATGCAAAGAGCGGTTTATAGATGTTTTTACCAAAGCAGATGGTTTATTGAACGATGAGATCTATTCGCTTGGTAAAGACAAACAGGGTGTCATCTATTTTGGTGGCAGCAACGGGGCCTTTTCCGCTTACCGACGTGGCACCTTCTTTCAACCTTTTCCCGCTTTTAACGCAACCAAAACCAGTGGCCTCCCCATCCATTTTACAAAGTTCGATCATAACGGAAATTTATGGGTTTCCTGTGATGTCGATGGCGTTTATAAAATCAGCGCTGGCCGAATCGGGAAACTAACGGCCACGGGTAAATTCTGTTCCGCTTTTCTTGAAGATACCCTACACGACGCCATTTGGATGGGTAATCGAGAGAAACTCTTCCGCTTTCAACAGGACCAGTGGATAACCTATACGCCACCACCCGCTATGGCAGTGGATGATATTCTGGCGCTGTATCAGGACAAACAAAGCCGTTTATGGATAGGTACGTACGGTTTACGGCTATTTGACGGTAAACGATGGACAGACCTGTCTAAAAAGACGAATACAGAAAACGTATTCATTCAATCCATCAAAGCAGATGCAGCGGGCGCTATCTGGGTGGGAACCATTGGGAAGGGGATCCGAAAAATCCGGGTGGATGACAAGGGGGCTATAGTTTCGGTCGAAACTATCTCCATGCGCCAGGGCCTCCAGAACGACAGCGTACTCGATATGGAATTTGACAACGAAGGACAACTATGGGTAGGGTCTTTTGGTGGCATTATGCGTATTGATCTGAAGCGACCAAAAGAGAAAGGACAATATGTGTCCCGAATCTTTAACCGGAATAGTGGCATTCTGGACAATACCTGGCAGGTGGTATCTTTTCTGAAAGACGATGTCGGTAATATTTGGGCGGGCACCTCAAAAGGAGCCATGCGGTTTGTTATACGAGCCATTCCGACGAACACAATTAGCCCGCCGGTTCATATTGTTTCGGCCCAGCGTTTACAAAACACACATGAGTCATCAACCCAGGGGCAGACTGTTGCGGCTGATGCGGTGTTGCCGTATTACCAGAATGCCCTCAATTTTCAATTTGTTGGGATCAGTTTGAGCGATCCTGCCGGTATCCGGTATACGTACAAGCTCGATGGATTGCCAGAAGCCAGTTGGTCCGCATTTTCGAATCAGAACAGTATTAATTTTAACAACCTGGCACCTAACACGTATACGCTGCACGTAAAGGCCATCAACGCAGATGGTATAGAAAGCCGAAAAGAGGCAGCATTCACCTTTGTGATCACTCCTCCATTCTGGAAAACCTGGTGGTTTCGAGTCCTGGTTGTGCTGGCTATTGGCAGCGCTATACTGGCAGCCGTTCAGTTCAGAATCCGTTTCCTGAATGAAAAGCACAAAACGGCTTTACAAATCAGCGAGTGGAAACTGAAAGCCCTCCAAAGCCAGATGAATCCGCATTTTATATTCAACTCGCTCAATTCAATTCAGAACTTTATTATCACGAACAAACCGATTGAAGGGGTTAAGTACCTGTCGAAATTTTCCAAACTGGTCAGGAAGATTTTAGATAATTCCAATTATCAGCTAATGAAACTGGAGCGGGTTATTGAAACCCTACAAATGTATGTTGAACTGGAGGCTATGCGGTTCAATCAGGAGTTCAGTTACCAATTCGTTATCGCCGATGATGAGGTGCTGTATGACACGCTGTTGCCACCTATGTTGTTCCAGCCTTTTGTTGAAAATGCCATATGGCATGGATTGATGCCCAAAAAGGGCGATAAATTACTGCTGATTCAGGTTGAAAAACAGGCCGATACACTGCTTTGCGTTATTGATGATAATGGCGTGGGACGAAGGAACAGTCTAAAAAAAGAAGGACATACCTCTCGGGGAGAATCCATCACGAAAGACACCTTTGAGGCTTTTAACCAACAACTGGGAAAAGAAGCTACACTAACCATTATTGATAAAGTAGCACCATTAACCGGCACCCGTGTCGAAATCCGAATTCCGCTATAGGTTGGACTGATGGGGCATACGGATTGGCTTATTTATCCAATTGTAACGCTGTCAGTCTTGTCGAGTATGTGTATATTCGTAGAAATAAGAATAATCTCTTTCGTTGTCGTATGTCTGGCGAGGAAGTCCTATTTTTCTATTTTGGGGCCGTTAGTGCCATCTGGCTACTAAACGCCGTTCGATGGAGTTTTTCACCAAGCTGGATTGATGGCCTATTTACGTTGCTGGTGCTTATCTCGTTTGCCCAGTCGATCTACTTTGCCTTATTTGCCGAAACCGTTCCCTTACCTAAAGCGGGCTATTTGATTATTCATAGTCTCCACCGAGGACTTATAAAAATCATTTTTCTGGAGTTGATCTACCTGCTCTTTAACGGGGCCAACTGGTCATCTTTAGCCCAAAGAAGGTGGCGCTGGGGACAAGTTGGTTTGACAATCTGCATGCTGATCAATGTAGGGCTATTTTCGTTGTCAGATGAAAATTGGTATCGGTCCGTGGCAGGCCATATCGTTTCAGGAGTGTACTGGTGCCTGATGATCGGAATCAGTGTGATGGGTATAGGTATCGCTGCCAGACGAAAGGATGCCATCGGAAAGACATTTATTATGGGCAGTGTTTTTATGCTGCTCAGTGAGTTGAATGTGTTGGTATACGCTTTGCTGCATCGATGGCCTTTCCCGGACAATGTGGTGTCGATCGACCTGCAAAGGCAGCTACTGTGGGGAGAGCGTATCCTTGAATTACTCAGCTTTTCGCTTTGCCTGGTATTCTACCAACGATATGTGGCCGTTACAAAGGCGGTAGAACAAACGCAGCTAGCCGAACAAATTAAACAGGAGCGCCTGGAGGCTGAACTGGCAATGCAGCGATTAGAGCAGGAAAAAACCAATGTTCAGCTTCGTGCTTTGCAGGCTCAGGTCAACCCACACTTTCTGTTCAACAGCCTAAACTCGTTATCTGCCTTAATCGACGACGATCAGGGGAGGGCCAGTCATTTTGTGGATCAGCTTAGTCAGGTTTATCGCTACCTTCTACGAACGAGTAACCAGGCGCTCACGACACTAGCCAGCGAACTCGACTTTATTGAGTCGTATTACCATCTGCTTAAAACCCGTCATGGTAGTGGGTTAACGCTAACGGTCCAGGTCAATCCTGCTTACCAGGCTAAACTTCTGCCTCCGTTTACCCTTCAGCTATTGGTTGAGAATGCCGTGAAGCACAACATCGTGCTGGCCAATGAGCCTTTACGGATCAACATTGTTACGGATGATGCCGGGTATTTAGTGGTGAGTAATAATCTTCAGCGTAAGCGTACACCCGTATTGTCAAATGGAGTAGGGCTATCAACCATTCTTGCCCAATACCAAAAGCTTGATCAGCTTCCTCCGGATATTATTGAAGGAGAAGGCCGATTTACCGTTCGGCTACCGCTCATTGAATCGTTAAGTGAATTGGCTCCGCAACAGTAACCCAGAAGCAGCTATCTTAGGCGCTTAATCTTATTTCTGGAACTAAACGCAGGAAATGCAAGCCAATGGCACGTTCGGTAGGGATCTTATTATTTGATGAAATTGAAGTGCTCGACTTTGCCGGGCCATTCGAGGTGTTCGGGGTAACGGGTCGGCAGAGTGGGCAAACGCGTTTTTCGGAGCCGCCGTTTCGCGTGTTCACGGTAGCCGAACGCGGGCCGGTTTATGCCCGTAACGGCCTGTGCATTACACCAACTTATCTGCTCAATGATCACCCGCAGGCCGACGTATTGGTGGTGCCGGGTGGCGGTGGCATTCATCCCGATGGTACGCGCTACGGCTCCCGACGGGAGATGAACAACCCGGTCGTGCTGGCCTGGGTGAAGCGGCAGTCCGAAAAAGCCGAACTGGTCCTGTCGGTTTGTACAGGGGCATTTATTCTGGGGAAAGCGGGTCTGCTGGATGGTCTGGCTGCCACAACGCACTACAAGGCCCTGGACGGCATGCGTGAAGCGGCCCCTAAAACGGAGCTACGACCCACTGAACGCTGGGTGGATAACGGAAAGATCATCACCTCGGCGGGGATTTCGGCCGGTATCGACGCGTCGTTGTATGTAGTTAGCAAATTGCATGGTCCGGCAGAGGCTACCGAAACCGCGCGTTATATGCAGTACGACTACTGGGCGTGATCGCTATAACGCGCGGTTTTCGCTTATTTCTTGACCTTGGGGGTTAACCCTGGGGGCATTATACCCGCTTCGTTCTGTTCGTACTTGGGAACTTTGGGCGCACCATGCACCTTGGGCGCTTTCGTGGCTACTTTCTTGATATTCTTGTTCTTCTTTTCCTCGTGTGCCATACTCGTGGGGTTTCCTATACAACACCAACCAGACAAAAACGCTTTATTTAATTTAGCCGCGTTCCCATACGGAACGTGGTAAGCTGTTAGCCTACCGCTTCAACGCTGATTTAAGCGCAGGTAGTTATTTACATAGAAAGTAAAAGACGTAGTAAGTAGACCGGTTCAATAAGGTGCAGGATAGCTTATAAAAGCATTAGGAAATCAACAGAATTAAGCACAAAAAAGCCGCTAGATGTGAATCTAGCGGCTTTTTTGTGTAGCCCGAGAAGGATTCGAACCTCCACAAACAGAACCAAAATCTGTCGTACTACCCTTATACTATCGGGCTGTTTTGCAATTGCGAGTGCAAAGATAACCGATGAAGGGCGTTAAAAACAAATAGTGGGTTAAAAAAAGTAGTTTTTTTGTTCGAATAAATCCCTTACCCGCTGATTTACAAAGGGCTATTAGTTGCTCAAATACTCGCAACCGGCGTAGCAGGGCTAATTTTTTTACTTAATCCCTGTAGCACTTTACCAGGGCCGCACTCAAAAAAGGCAGTGGCTCCATCGGCAACCATGCGCTCTACAGATTGTGTCCAGCGTACGGGCGATGTGAGCTGGGCAATCAGGTTTTCTTTGATTTGCTGAGGGCTGGTGGTGGGCTGGGCGTTTACGTTCTGATAAACCGGACAGCGGGGGGCATTAAACGGCATGTTCTGGACGGCTTCGGCAAACTCCGTTCGGGCGGGTTCCATAAATGGGGAGTGGAAAGCACCACTTACCGCCAGCGGCACCACGCGTTTAGCCCCGGCAGCTTTTAGTCGCTCTTCGGCCAGTTGAATCCCGGCCAAGCTGCCCGAAATAACAACCTGGCCTGGGCAGTTGTAATTGGCCGGAACAACAATCTCTTCTGTGATGCCCGCACATACGTCCTCAATGACCTTATCGGCCAAACCCAGCACGGCTGCCATAGTGGATGGGACCAATTCACAAGCACGTTGCATGGCCGTTGCCCGGACGGACGCTAACCGAAGACCATCGGCAAACGAGAGTACCCCAGCCGCTGTAAGCGCCGACAACTCGCCGAGCGAGTGACCCGCTACCATCTCGGGAGCGAAAGAATCCGTGGTAAGTGCCAGTACTACGCCATGCAAAAAAACAGCGGGCTGCGTATAAATGGTTTGCTTAAGATCATCGTCGGAGCCTTCAAACATAATGGAGGTCAGACTATAGCCCAGTACGTCATTGGCTTCCTCGAACAATTGGCGGGCGGCTTCGGAGTGTTGATAGAGATCGTGTCCCATTCCACGGAACTGCGAACCCTGACCCGGAAATACGTATGCGTTCATAATGAAATTCTGTTGACAGATAAAACGGTCGAAGGGTGCGAAAATAGCGGGATTATTAGGATTGGTCAAATAGGTAATCCAGCGCTTATAACTAATCTTTTATTTTTCAGTGCTTTACCGAGCGTCTGGCCTGATGTGAACTCATACCTGACGCTCGGCTAATTTATTTTCTTGCGCAACGAACAACCCAACAAACAATTGACTACTACATACTGTTGCGAAACCAGCTTAATAAGATAATTTATACAAGCTGTAAATAAGTCATAAAACCGCCGATAAAGGCGCTTAATCTTGTTTCCATGGCGATTGTGCTTTAGCTTTGATGCGCCGTTTAAAGCGGCTTTTTTTCAATCGTTTACACTAAATTTTCGTGTCGTTCACCGTATGGCTTGGGTAACACAAACTCTGTCCAGCTCCCTCGGCCGCAAGGTCATAATGTCGTTGACGGGGCTGTTTTTAAGTTCATTTTTAATTGTTCACCTGGCTGGTAATTTACAGCTATTTAAGGGTGATGGCGGGCGGGCCTTCAATGAGTATACGTACTTCATGACCCACAATCCGCTTATCATGACCGTTTCCTATTTACTGTATACCTCTATTTTGGTACATGCACTCATGGCTTTTGTGCTCACGCGCCACAATCAGGCGTCGCGGCCCGTCAAGTATGCCTATAGCAAGCCAGAGGCAAACAGTGATTGGTCGTCCCGGAATATGGGTATTCTGGGTACGATTCTGCTATTGTTCATCATCATTCACATGCGGACGTTCTGGTACGAGATGCACTTCGGTGCCGTTCCTATGGCCGAGTACGATGGTAAGCAATACAAAGATCTCTATGCCGTGGTACAGGTTGCGTTTGGTGAACTGTGGTACGTTATACTGTATGTAATCTGTATGGTGGCCATTGGGTATCACCTGGCCCATGGTTTCCAGAGCGGTTTCCAAACGTTGGGTATCCGGCACAAAAAATATACGCCCGTCATTGAGTTCCTGGGTAAATATTTCTTTGCCATTATCATTCCGGCTGCCTTTGCGGCTATG
Coding sequences:
- the fabD gene encoding ACP S-malonyltransferase, yielding MNAYVFPGQGSQFRGMGHDLYQHSEAARQLFEEANDVLGYSLTSIMFEGSDDDLKQTIYTQPAVFLHGVVLALTTDSFAPEMVAGHSLGELSALTAAGVLSFADGLRLASVRATAMQRACELVPSTMAAVLGLADKVIEDVCAGITEEIVVPANYNCPGQVVISGSLAGIQLAEERLKAAGAKRVVPLAVSGAFHSPFMEPARTEFAEAVQNMPFNAPRCPVYQNVNAQPTTSPQQIKENLIAQLTSPVRWTQSVERMVADGATAFFECGPGKVLQGLSKKISPATPVASI
- a CDS encoding DJ-1/PfpI family protein, with protein sequence MARSVGILLFDEIEVLDFAGPFEVFGVTGRQSGQTRFSEPPFRVFTVAERGPVYARNGLCITPTYLLNDHPQADVLVVPGGGGIHPDGTRYGSRREMNNPVVLAWVKRQSEKAELVLSVCTGAFILGKAGLLDGLAATTHYKALDGMREAAPKTELRPTERWVDNGKIITSAGISAGIDASLYVVSKLHGPAEATETARYMQYDYWA
- a CDS encoding sensor histidine kinase, producing the protein MSGEEVLFFYFGAVSAIWLLNAVRWSFSPSWIDGLFTLLVLISFAQSIYFALFAETVPLPKAGYLIIHSLHRGLIKIIFLELIYLLFNGANWSSLAQRRWRWGQVGLTICMLINVGLFSLSDENWYRSVAGHIVSGVYWCLMIGISVMGIGIAARRKDAIGKTFIMGSVFMLLSELNVLVYALLHRWPFPDNVVSIDLQRQLLWGERILELLSFSLCLVFYQRYVAVTKAVEQTQLAEQIKQERLEAELAMQRLEQEKTNVQLRALQAQVNPHFLFNSLNSLSALIDDDQGRASHFVDQLSQVYRYLLRTSNQALTTLASELDFIESYYHLLKTRHGSGLTLTVQVNPAYQAKLLPPFTLQLLVENAVKHNIVLANEPLRINIVTDDAGYLVVSNNLQRKRTPVLSNGVGLSTILAQYQKLDQLPPDIIEGEGRFTVRLPLIESLSELAPQQ
- a CDS encoding succinate dehydrogenase cytochrome b subunit, whose translation is MAWVTQTLSSSLGRKVIMSLTGLFLSSFLIVHLAGNLQLFKGDGGRAFNEYTYFMTHNPLIMTVSYLLYTSILVHALMAFVLTRHNQASRPVKYAYSKPEANSDWSSRNMGILGTILLLFIIIHMRTFWYEMHFGAVPMAEYDGKQYKDLYAVVQVAFGELWYVILYVICMVAIGYHLAHGFQSGFQTLGIRHKKYTPVIEFLGKYFFAIIIPAAFAAMPIYVYLQVHHII
- a CDS encoding two-component regulator propeller domain-containing protein; the encoded protein is MLKTLLLVSINLFAVVYVIGQPFICRQFSANDGLPSSYCFTALQDHDGYLWVGTYGGVGRFDGTTFKNFTVNNGLVNNQAISLYQAKDQTIWIGTFNGINSWKQGRFRTITTVGNIPIERVYTITQTRDGRIWATSDQGLLVFDNPDAVPRLYQLDVHNQPVRHLWGVCQTPSGQLLVSNTDHLFLFDKNRFVEINYPSGQPVEARCLVRVGEQMLIGTYEQGVLDYKSGTVHPIYSEILPANLRVFNILTDKRHRLWLATNQGAICIDKGNVTILNTKNYLPSDKCLGICTDAEGTIWLTSPEGLIQCKERFIDVFTKADGLLNDEIYSLGKDKQGVIYFGGSNGAFSAYRRGTFFQPFPAFNATKTSGLPIHFTKFDHNGNLWVSCDVDGVYKISAGRIGKLTATGKFCSAFLEDTLHDAIWMGNREKLFRFQQDQWITYTPPPAMAVDDILALYQDKQSRLWIGTYGLRLFDGKRWTDLSKKTNTENVFIQSIKADAAGAIWVGTIGKGIRKIRVDDKGAIVSVETISMRQGLQNDSVLDMEFDNEGQLWVGSFGGIMRIDLKRPKEKGQYVSRIFNRNSGILDNTWQVVSFLKDDVGNIWAGTSKGAMRFVIRAIPTNTISPPVHIVSAQRLQNTHESSTQGQTVAADAVLPYYQNALNFQFVGISLSDPAGIRYTYKLDGLPEASWSAFSNQNSINFNNLAPNTYTLHVKAINADGIESRKEAAFTFVITPPFWKTWWFRVLVVLAIGSAILAAVQFRIRFLNEKHKTALQISEWKLKALQSQMNPHFIFNSLNSIQNFIITNKPIEGVKYLSKFSKLVRKILDNSNYQLMKLERVIETLQMYVELEAMRFNQEFSYQFVIADDEVLYDTLLPPMLFQPFVENAIWHGLMPKKGDKLLLIQVEKQADTLLCVIDDNGVGRRNSLKKEGHTSRGESITKDTFEAFNQQLGKEATLTIIDKVAPLTGTRVEIRIPL